Part of the uncultured Desulfobacter sp. genome, AAGCGAATTGTTCGGATATAAAAAAGGCGCATTTACAGGTGCGGCCCGGGACCGGGCAGGGTTGTTTGAAGCGGCGGACGGCGGAACGGTTTTCCTGGACGAAATCGGAGATATGCCCATGGGTACCCAGGCCGCGCTCTTGCGGGTACTGCAGAAAAATGAAATCAAACCACTGGGTTCCAGCAGGGTACACTATATCAATGTCAGAATCATTGCCGCCACCAATAAGGACCTTGTCGGGATGGTCCGGGAAAACCTATTCAGACAGGACCTCTATTACCGCCTCTCCATCTTGCCGGTTCACCTGCCGCCATTGCGGGAACGAAGGGAAGATATTCCGCTGCTGGCCCGGCATTTTCTAAGCACGGAATGCAAAAAGGCGGCAATGTCCGAAAAAAGACTATCCTCCGAAGCCAAACAGCTTCTGGTGGCCTATGCATGGCCGGGCAATATCCGGGAATTGGAAAACCTGATTCGGTATTTGATCGCCACCGCCCCAAATGAGGATATCAAAGCGGATGATCTGCCCGGGCATATCCTTAAGAGCAGTCCGGATGACCCCACAGGCCAGACCGATTCACAGAATTCAGATCGCCAAGCCAATACGTCACAATACCTGCGGGATATCTCCGCCATGACCTGGCCGGATCTTGAAAAAGCCTATGTCCGGGCGCTCATGGAAAAGTTCAACTGGAACATCACCTGGGCGGCCAAGGCATCGGGCATCAACCGCTCGACCTTTGCCTCGCGCATGCGCAAGCTGGATATCAGCCGGGGTACCGGCCCGCCCTCTTAAATCACAGTATACACGTCAATACATTTTTATCAACGTCATCAATGTTCTATTTTTTTCATATATATTCTATGGTATAGTTGCAGCATCCTGAAACAATAAGAGAGTAGCAACATGGCCAAAACAGCAAACCGCACATTCAACGTTTCATGCCGTCTCAAAGAGCTGCGGAACCGAAAAAAAATGACCCAGTCCGAACTTGCCGGACTTGTGGGCATAAAACGCCAGGCCGTTTACGACATTGAAGCAGGCCGTTACCTGCCCAATACCGGTGTTGCCCTTGCCATGGCCCAGGTACTGGGCTGCCGGGTGGAGGATATCTTTTATCAGGCCACGGGCCGGGCCCGGGATGTGGTCCTGGTGGATGAAGAATTTGCCTGGGGCTCCCGGGTGAACATTGCCAAGGTCCGGGAACGCCACTTTGCATACCCCCTTGCAGGCACCCATGCCCGGATGGAAGACATGGGCGCTGCGGACGCCTTGCTGGAACCGGGCCAGGCCAAGGCAAAAATTTTATTACCCGAGGAACGGGTTGCCTCCACAGCCCTGCTTCTGGGTTGTGATCCGGCCTTTTCCGTTTTGGGTCACCGGGTCCGCGAGACCCCGGGCCATGCCGGCCTGAATGTCAGATTTGCCTCCAGTCAAATGGCTGTCAGCCGGGTCGCATCAGGGCAGGCCCATATCGCAGGAACCCACATGCACCCCCGGGGCGGGGGTGATGACGGCAACAAATTTCTGGTCTCCCAGAAAATGAAAGATATTTCAGGCGTCCTGATTGCCTTCTCCGCCTTTGAGGAAGGACTCCTGGTCGCCCCCGGTAACCCCAAGGGGATTCAGGGCGTTGCCGATCTGGCACGCAAGGATGTCCGGCTGGCCAACCGGGAGGAGGGAGCCGCCCTTCGCAGTCTTCTGGACGACTTGCTCATAGAAGAAAAAGTGCCTGTCACAGCCATCCAGGGATATGAATACCTGGTCCACAGTCATGCCCAGGGGGCCGAAGCCGTGCGCCACCACGTCTGTGATGCGGCCCTGGGACTGCGGGCCGTGGCCGTAACCTATGGTTTGGAGTTCATCCCCCTTTCCCATGTCCGCTGTGACCTTGTCATCCCTTCGGACCTGATGACCCATCCCGGTGTTGCAGCCGCGTTGGATATCATCCAGACCCGGTCGTTCAGAGAGGAACTGGCATGCCTGCCCGGCTATGAAACCTCGGACACCGGCCGTATTATTGCAGAATTGTAATATAAAACACCCGTAAGCCCATTAAAACGGCATATGCATTAAATTAATGCATTTTCCCTAGCGTTTCTCTTTATTTTCACAATTACGTTTTTGCTTCTACAGGCCCATAAAAGCGCAAAATTGTTATTTTATTTGTTGCACAGCATACTTAATTCATCTTTACCCATCGGGGTTATGATCCATATAACAGCCATGGGCTGACCTGACATATCAGCACTGAAGGACAGCCCACAACGAAAGTTGAAAGAACTCAGTAACTTACTGAGCTCTTTCATATAAACCACTCAATTTTTAAGATATAATTTTTAAATCATCTCTAAGATCATTTTATCTAAACAAAGGCACGCTTTGTGCATATTTAAAATCTTATTAAAAAAATGTTGAAAAGCAGCTAAAAATGGAATAGATGCTCCGGTTTTTAAGGTTTACACCGATATTTTCACAACGAACAAACAGACAATAATGTTGAATAAATTTTACACTTCTAAAAAACGACAAAGGTGCAGTCTTCGCTGCCCCCCTTGGACAACCTTGGTGCCTGAACAAGAAAGTTGTTGGAGCCGATCATGAAATTTTCAAATTATAAACCGACAGAATACTATGATGAACTCTTCCACGAGGACGGTACTGTCAGGGACGGGGCCCAAAAGCTCATCAATCAAATCGAATCCCTGCCTGAAAATGCCCTGTTACTAAAGCAGCAGTCTGCGGAATCCGCACTTCTACAGTTGGGTAACACCTTTAATGTGTACGGCAGTGAGGAAGGAACAGAAAAAATCCTGCCCTTTGACATTATTCCCAGAATCATTGAAGGCCGGGAGTGGCAGCAAATTGAAAAAGGACTGCAACAACGGATCCATGCGTTGAACCTGTTCCTCGAAGACATTTACAACGATAAAAAAATTATTAAGGACAAGGTGGTTCCCGAAGACCTGATCCTGTCCTGCGCGGCGTACCGCAAACAGATGGAAGGATTTACTCCCCCAAAAGGCATCTGGTGTCATGTTACGGGTACGGATTTGATCCGGGATACGGACGGCAAGTTTTATGTCCTTGAGGACAATCTGCGCTGCCCCTCCGGCGTCTCCTATGTACTTGAAAACCGCCAGGTTCTAAAACGCACCTTCCCAGAAGTGTTTGCAAGTTCCAGGGTCCGGGCTGTGGATGAATACCCCCACAAACTTTTGGCCACCCTTGAAAATCTATTGCCTGCCACAGGTGCCAACCACAAGATCGGGGTGCTGACCCCGGGCCGGTATAACTCCGCCTATTTTGAACATTCATTCCTTGCCCAGCAGATGGGTATTGAGTTGGTGGAGGGCCAGGACCTTGTGGTATCCGACGATCAACTTTATATGCGGACCACCAAGGGGCTTTCACCCATTGAAGTACTTTATCGCCGCATTGATGACGATTTTATTGACCCCAAAGTATTCCGGCCCGATTCCATGCTTGGCATTCCGGGGATTATGTCCGCCTATTTCAAAGGTAAGGTGGCCATGGCCAACGCACCGGGCACAGGGGTGGCAGACGACAAGGCGGTGTACGCCTATGTCTCCAAAATTATAAAATACTTTCTTGGAGAAGATCCCATTTTACCCAATGTGCCCACCTATGTGTGCTGGGATGACAAGGACCGGGCCCACGTGCTTGAAAACCTGGATAAATTTGTGGTCAAGGCGGCCAATGAAAGCGGCGGATACGGTATGATGATCGGTCCCCATGCCGACAAGGCCGAGCGGGAGGAGTTTGCCCGCCTGATCAAGGCCAACCCCAGGACCTACATTGCCCAGCCCACCATCAGTCTTTCCCAGGTACCCACCATTGTCGGGGACCATTTTGAAGGACGCCATGTGGACCTTCGGCCTTACGTCCTCTACGGCGAGGATATTTATGTGCTTCCCGGAGGGCTGACCCGGGTGGCGTTGAAAAAGGGATCTCTGGTGGTGAATTCGTCCCAGGGTGGGGGGACCAAGGATTCCTGGGTTCTAGATTAACTGTTAGGTGGGTAAAAATTAGGGAGATACCATGCTAAGCCGTGTTGCAGATTCCATTTACTGGATGACCCGTTATATTGAAAGAGCTGAAAATATCGCTCGTTTTATTAATGTAAACCTTAACCTGTCCCTGGATACGGCACCGGAGATTTCCAGTGCCTGGCAACCCCTGGTGATGACCACAGGCGACCATGAGATATTTGAAAAACGCTACGGCACAGATTATTCCAGGGAAAATGTGATCCAGTTCCTGGCCCTGGACCGGGAGTACGGCAACTCCATCATATCCTGTGTGGCCGCAGCCAGGGAAAATGCCCGCAGTGTCAGAGAGATCATATCATCGGCCATGTGGGAACAGATTAACCGCTCCTACCTTTTACTCAAGGATGCGACTAAAAACAGGGCGCCCAACAAGGACCCCCACCACTTTTTTAAAGACATCACCGCCCTGGGCCATATGTTTACAGGCCTGTTACAGGGCACCATATCCCGGGGGGAAGCCTTTCATTTTGCCTTGCTCGGTCAATTTCTCGAACGGGCGGATAAGACCTCCCGGATACTGGATGTTAAATACTTTATGCTGCTGCCCTCGCCCGAAAACGTCAACTCCCCCTACGATGTAATCCAATGGGGTGCCGTGCTTAAATCCACCTCCGGGTTGGAAATTTACCGAAAACAATTCCACAGGATAATCCCCAAACAGGTGTGCGACTTTTTAATATTTGATCCGGACTTTCCAAGATCCATCCATTGCTGCCTGGCAAATGCCAAGTGGGCCCTGCAAAAAATCACCGACAGCCCCAGAAATGCCGTTCATAATCCAGCGGAAAAAAGCCTGGGCCGCCTGTGTGCGGATTTGTATTATTCGGATATTGATGATGTCATTTCCGCAGGCATGCACGAATATCTTGATGGTCTGCAGACAAAAATCAACCAGGTGGGGATTGACATCCGCGAGGCTTTTTTCAAAATCCCGGACAATCGAATGGAACAAACATCCGGATCAGTCCAATAGAACGAACCGGATCCATCCTTTAAGGAGTATTTACATCCATGGCAATTCAAGTGGCCTTGTACCATAAGACCGAGTATAAATATGATCGAAAAATCCAGCTGGGTCCCCAGGTGATCCGGCTCAGGCCGGCCCCCCACTGCCGGACCCCGATTTTAAGTTATAACCAGACCGTTTTACCCGATGACCACTTTATCAACTGGCAGCAGGATCCTTTTTCCAACTATCTGTCCAGGCTCAACTTCCAGGAAACCACCGATCATTTTTCCATTGTGGTGGACCTTGTGGCGGAAATGGTCACCATCAACCCCTTTGATTTCTTCTTGGAAGCGTATGCCCGGGAGTATCCGTTTAAATATTCTTCCGAGGTAAAAAAGGATCTGGGGCCGTTTTTACAAAAAACCCGGGTGGGCAGCAAATTCACGTCCTATCTTTCCACGATCAGCCGCAAAAAGGAAAATACCATCGATTTTCTGGTCCGGGTAAACCAGGATCTGCAACAGGCCATCAAATACAACATCCGCATGGAGCCCAATGTCCAGAGCTGTGAAGAGACACTGACCAAACTATCCGGATCATGCAGGGATTCGGCCTGGCTCCTGGTCAATATCCTGCGTCACCTGGGACTGGCCTCCCGGTTTGTATCCGGGTACCTGATCCAGCTTGCCGCCGATGTCAAATCCCTTGAAGGGCCTTCCGGGCCGGAACAGGATTTTACGGACCTGCATGCCTGGGTGGAGGTATTTTTGCCCGGCGCCGGCTGGGTGGGACTGGATCCCACATCGGGACTTCTGGCCGGAGAGGGCCACATTCCTTTGGCCTGCACCCCGTTTCCCAAGAGCGCGGCACCGGTCTCAGGCGGTCTTGAGGCGTGCGAGGTGGAATTTTCCCACACCATGCGCGTGACACGCATCCACGAGGATCCACGCTCCACCAAACCCTATCCCGAAGAGATCTGGACAAAAATACACGATTTGGGATTCCGGGTGGATGAAGAGATTAAAAAAGAGAACATCACCCTGACCATGGGCGGCGAACCCACCTTTGTGTCAGCCTCGGACATGGATGCCGAGGAATGGAACACGGCCGCCGTGGGGCCCACCAAAAAACTCAAATCCATGGAGTTGCTCCAGCGCCTGCGCGGCAAATGGGCCCCGGGCAGCCTTCTGCACATCGGCCAGGGCAAATGGTACCCCGGCGAATCCCTCCCCCGCTGGGCCCTGGGCTGTTACTGGCGAAAGGACGGCAAGCCCCTTTGGAAAAATCAGTCTCTGCTGGCCGATGACACCCTGGACTACAAATTCGGCCCTGACCAGGCAAAGCTCTTGATGCAGACCGTCACCCGGGTGCTGGGTGTGGATAAAAACTATATCATACCTGCCTATGAAGATGTATTTCACTGGCTGTTAAAAGAGCAGCGCCTGCCGGCAAATGTGACCCCCGGAGACTCCCGGCTCAAAGATCCCGAGGAGCGCGCCCGCATGGCCCGGGTATTTGAACAGGGCATCGGTGCGGTCACAGGTTTTGTGCTGCCCATCAAAAAGGGCTCATGGAAAAGCTGCGCCTGGGACCTGCGTTCCGGCAATTTATTCCTGACACCCGGCGATTCGCCCATGGGTCTTCGTCTGCCCCTGGACAGCCTGCCCTGGGTATCGCCCAAAAAATATCCCCATGTGGTGGAAGAAGACCCCATGGGCATCCACGGCCCGTTCCCGGATCCGCTGACCTCGGAAGCTGACAAAGAGCGTTTGCGACGGGCAGAAGAGGCAAAGGACGGCCAGTTCCATCTCCCGGGCAAACCTGGAACCCAAAGCCGGGACGATGTGGTATCACAACGACTTGTGGGACTGCCCCCGGACACCGACGAGACCGAGCCGGTCATCCGGACAGCCCTTTGTATCCAGCCCCGGGACGGGCGGCTCTATGTGTTCATGCCCCCCATGGCCAGTGCGTCCGATTATTTTGAGCTCATTGCCGCTGTGGAACAGGCAGCTGAAATCACAGACTTTCCCGTGATCATTGAAGGATATACACCGCCCTTTGACCACCGGATCAATGTATTGAATGTCACCCCGGACCCCGGGGTCATTGAAGTGAACATCCACCCGGCCACCACCTGGGGACAGATGGTGGATGTCACCTGTGCTCTCTACGAAGAGGCAAGACAGTCGGGCCTGGGCACGGAAAAATTCATGCTGGACGGACGGCATTCGGGCACCGGCGGCGGCAACCACATTGTCATGGGCGGCCCCAGCCCCGGCCAGAGCCCCTGGCTTGCCCGGCCGGATCTGCTGCGCAGCTTTTTGACATTCTGGAATAACCACCCGTCCCTCTCCTTTCTTTTTTCAGGGTTGTTCATGGGGCCCACCAGCCAGTCCCCGAGAATTGATGAGGCGCGCCACGACACCCTGGATGAACTGGACATTGCCTTTGCCGAGCTGGACCATCAGATGTCATCCTATCAATCCAATTTTCTGCCGGACTCAGACGTCAGCCTGCCATGTCCGCCCTGGCTGGTGGACCGGTTGTTCCGCCACCTGCTCACGGATCTGACCGGCAACACCCACCGGGCCGAATTCTGCATTGATAAGTTGTACTCCCCGGACTCCGCCTCCGGCCGTCTGGGTCTGCTGGAATTCCGATCCTTTGAGATGCCGCCCCATGCCCGAATGAGCCTTGCCCAGCAGTTGCTCCTGCGGATATTCATGCTCAAATTCTGGAAAAAACCTTACACGGAGAAGCTGGTGCGGTGGGGGACAACCCTGCACGACAAATTCATGCTGCCCTTTTATGTGTGGCAGGATTTTTGCGATGTGCTGGCGATTTTGCGCCGGGACGGCCATGACCTGACACCGGACTGCTTTCACCCCCACTTTGAGTTCAGGTTCCCCTTTGTGGGCAAAGTGTGCCACTGTGGCGTGGAAATGGAACTGCGCACCGCCATTGAGCCCTGGCATGTGCTGGGCGAAGAGCCCGGCGGCGGCGGTACGGCCAGGTATGTGGACTCCTCTTTGGAGCGCATTGAGATCAAGGTCACCGGCTTGACGGATAACCGTCACCAGGTGCTTTGCAACGGCCGGCCCGTGCCCCTGCACCCCACGGAGGTCAATGCCCAGTTCGTGGCCGGCGTCCGGTACCGGGCCTGGCAGCCCCCCTCCTGCCTGCACCCCACCATCGGCGTGCATACCCCGCTGGTCTTTGACCTGGTGGACACCTGGAACATGAGATCCGTGGGCGGCTGCACCTATCATGCATCCCATCCCGGGGGAAGAAGTTACGACACCTTTCCGGTCAACTCCCTGGAAGCCGAAGGCCGTCGGATTTCCCGGTTCAGGGACATCGGCCACACCCCGGGTTCCATGAAGCACATCCCCCATGAACCTTTAAATCCGAGGTTTCCATACACCCTGGACTTAAGAACCAGACCTTAACCTTACGATAAAGTCCATCCGGAAAAATGATCAACTTCCGGATGGACTTTCTTTATCTACAGCAACGAATAGGGATCCACATCTATGGCAATGGAGACCGATTTCACCTTCTGTATGGCCGGGTCCCGGACCATGGCGGAGACCATCCGGCTGATATTTCCCGATGAAGGCCCTTTAATCAGAATCTGCCACCGGAACCGGGAGGAAATTTTCTGGATGGCCGCTTCAATGGGGCCCAGGATCTGGGCTTTGGGTTCCTGGCCATTGAATCGTTCAAGAATATCCGCGGCAAGCTGTGCATGGTCTCGGGTCTTATCCGCATTCTTTCCTGAAATTTTAAGCTGGACCATCCTGGAAAACGGCGGGTACATCAGCGCCTTTCTAAAAGGCGTTTCCTGGTTGAAAAATTCAAGGTAATCCTGGTTTCGTGCGGCTTTGATGGTGAAGTGATCCGGGTTAAAGGTCTGCATGATTACATGGCCCGGTTCCCGGCCCCGGCCGGCCCGGCCCGCCACCTGGGCCAGCAATTGAAAGGTTCGTTCACTGGCCCTGAAATCGGGCAGGCTCAAGGTTAAATCCGCACAGAGCACCCCCACCAGCGTAATGGCCGGAAAATCGTGGCCCTTGGCCAGCATCTGGGTGCCCACAATAATGTCCACGGTACGGTTGCGGATCTGGCGCAAAATGGCCAGGGTACTGCCCTTTTTTGCCGTGGAGTCCTGATCCATCCGGGCCACCCGGGCATCGGGAAAAAGACTCTTGAGCATGGATTCAATTTTTTCCGTGCCAAACCCCAAATTTCTGATTTTGCCGGTGCCGCAGTCGGGGCACCGAATATCAGAGGCAAACATATGACCGCACAAATGGCACTTAAAATGGTCCGCTCCCTTGTGAAAGGTCATGGTAACATCACAATGGGGACAGCCCAGGGTTTTGCCGCAGGACGCGCACACAGGAAAAGTGGAAAACCCCCGGCGGTTTAAAAAGATCAAAGCCTGGTTTCCCTTTTCAAGACAGGAACGGATGGCCCGGCCAAGCTCCGGGGTGATGATACTGTCCGTGCCCCAGGTGCCCTGGTACTTTTTCATATCCACCAGGGTGATGTCGGGCAAGGCTTGACTGTTCACCCGCCGGGTCAGTTCCAGTTTGATAAATTTTTCGGTCATCACATTCAGGCAGGATTGGACAGACGGGGTAGCCGAGCCCAGCACCACAGGACAGTTGTGCATTTTTGCCCGGACCACGGCAAGGTCCCGGGCATTATACCGCAGGCCTGATTCCTGTTTATAGGAGTAGTCATGCTCCTCATCCACAATGATGATGCCGATGTCCCGGATGGGCGCAAAAATGGCAGACCTTGCGCCAATAATGATATTAACCTTGCCGAGACTGATTTTCCGCCACTGATCCAGGCGTTCTCCCTGGGACAGCATGGAGTGGATCACTGCGATTTTATCGCCAAACCGTGCACGGAACCGCCGTTCGGTCTGGGAAATCAGGGCGATTTCTGGCACCAGCACAATGGCCCCCCTGCCCTGTTCCACGGCATCGGCCACCAGGCGCATATACACTTCGGTCTTGCCCGATCCGGTCACGCCCATGAGCAGACAGGGGGAGAACGCATCCGCGCGCCCCCGGACCTCTTTTACAACGGCCGCCTGCTCATCGGTCAGTTCCGGCGGGGTATCCGGCGTCACGGGTTCCCCCAAAGGATCTCTGAATACCCGGCGGCTGACAACAGTCACCCACCCGGCCTGGGCCAGGGGTTTAATCAGATTCGATGCGGTGGGCACATGGCGCTTCAGCCCGGTCAACGAAATCTCTCCCGCCTCCCGGACCACGGCCAGAATCTTTTGGCGCTTGGCCGACATCCGGACCTGCGTGCTCGGGGTCTGTTCCGGCAGGGAGACGAATTTTTCCATTTTTATCCCGGCGGTCTCCTTTTGAAGAACGGCTGAAACCTGCACCAAATCTTTCTTTTCAAGCCGACGCAACACAGCGGCACCGGCCGAGTCCCTGCGGGCAAGGGATTTTAAAGAGACCCCGTCCTTTGCGGCGGCCAGTTTCAGAATTCGGGTCTCTTCATCGGGCAGGCCCCCTTCCTCAAGGGCCTGGGCGCCCTTCACCGTGGCAAAGGCGCAGGAGACATCCATGCAGGAGAGACCCGCAGGCATGGCCGCTTTGATTGTGTCTCCCAGGGGATGGATATAATACCCTGCCACCCATCTAAAAAACGCAATGTCGGATTCGGGAAACAGGGGGTGGTCATCCAGCAGATCCAGCACATCTTTAGTCTTATAGGGTCCACTCTCCTCTCTCCCCTCCAGAATATAGCCGGTAATCCGGCGCCGCCCAAAGGGCACCAGCACGCGCATGCCGGGGCAGGCATCGGCCCGGAACTTTTCGGGAAGCCCGTAAACAAAAGTCTGGTTCAACGGCAGGGTAACCGCCACCTCAATGTAATCCGTGGAAATCATGATGGGCATTGTGCAGGATAAACTGATGAATTTCAATATCCAACTGACGGCAACCCAATCCCAATGGCCGACCAGACAGAAATTACGCCCATCCAACAAACGACGTTATAACTGCATTGCAAGTTTGCGTTTTTCCATTGCTTTTATATTCCTGATGCAAGGTGTTGCAATCCAAGGCTTTTCTTAAAAGGCACACTTAACAGTTGCATCAGTGCAATACAGAGTACACTTATAAAAACAAGCAAAAAAAACAGACAACCAATTGGTTTAAAAACAGATTATTCCATATTAGTCCATTGGCATTGAACTTGCTTATCTCACTCGTGTTTTATTTTTCAGACTTAAAACAGGGCATACGCAATAGACGCCGATTTGATTTCAGGCAAAATGCCATTGCGCCCATGCTTTGTATGAGTTGAAAAATAAAACCCCAACAACGGCTTTTTTAAAAAGGAGATAGAGATGACACAGACAATAAAAGCCAAAAATATTATGGGCAGGATGCCTGGAGGGGAAGCGGATGCCAAAGTTACAGCGGCCTTAAAACATATCACCCACAAATTTATGGTGATGAGCGGGAAAGGCGGCGTGGGAAAATCCAGTGTTTCCGTCAACCTGGCCACAGCCCTGGCGACCATGGGCCATAAAGTCGGGCTCATGGATGTAGACATCCATGGACCTGATATTCCCAGAATGCTCGGCATCCAGGGAGGCCTCCATGCCAATAACAACAAAAAAATTGTGCCGGCCCGGTATTCAACCCGTCTTTCAGTGGTTTCCATAGAATCCCTGATGCCGGATAAGGATGAAGCCATTATCTGGCGAGGACCGGCCAAGCACACGGCCATCCGGCAGTTTTTAGGGGATGTGGATTGGGGCGATCTGGACTACCTCATTATTGATGCGCCGCCCGGCACAGGGGATGAACCATTGACCGTAGCCCACTTTATCAAGGATGCCCAGGCCATCATCGTGACCACGCCCCAGGAGGTGTCGCTGGCCGATGTACGCAAGTCCATACGCTTCTGCCGCCAGGTAAAGATGGAGATCCTGGGTTTAGTAGAAAATATGAGTGGTTATGCATGCCCCAAGTGCGGTGAAATCCTGAATATTTTCGGCACAGACGGGGGCCGTCGTACAGCCCGGGAGAAGGGGATTAATTTTCTTGGTAAAATCCCCCTGGACCCGTCATTGGTTGCCCTGGGCGATGCCGGCCGTTCCATCCAGGCGGAAAACCCATCCTCTCCTGTCGCCCAGGCATTCAAAGCCCTGGCAAAAGAAGTGGGCCGCCAAAGCCTGCCATAATAACCATGAGAATCCTCCCCCCCGGCCGGATTCAGTGTAATTTTTCTTAGGTAAGGTACCCGGAAAGCGCCAACTGCTTTCCGGGTAGCTGCATCGATTTCCTTTCCTTCTGTTTTGCCGACAGCCCG contains:
- the priA gene encoding primosomal protein N'; this encodes MISTDYIEVAVTLPLNQTFVYGLPEKFRADACPGMRVLVPFGRRRITGYILEGREESGPYKTKDVLDLLDDHPLFPESDIAFFRWVAGYYIHPLGDTIKAAMPAGLSCMDVSCAFATVKGAQALEEGGLPDEETRILKLAAAKDGVSLKSLARRDSAGAAVLRRLEKKDLVQVSAVLQKETAGIKMEKFVSLPEQTPSTQVRMSAKRQKILAVVREAGEISLTGLKRHVPTASNLIKPLAQAGWVTVVSRRVFRDPLGEPVTPDTPPELTDEQAAVVKEVRGRADAFSPCLLMGVTGSGKTEVYMRLVADAVEQGRGAIVLVPEIALISQTERRFRARFGDKIAVIHSMLSQGERLDQWRKISLGKVNIIIGARSAIFAPIRDIGIIIVDEEHDYSYKQESGLRYNARDLAVVRAKMHNCPVVLGSATPSVQSCLNVMTEKFIKLELTRRVNSQALPDITLVDMKKYQGTWGTDSIITPELGRAIRSCLEKGNQALIFLNRRGFSTFPVCASCGKTLGCPHCDVTMTFHKGADHFKCHLCGHMFASDIRCPDCGTGKIRNLGFGTEKIESMLKSLFPDARVARMDQDSTAKKGSTLAILRQIRNRTVDIIVGTQMLAKGHDFPAITLVGVLCADLTLSLPDFRASERTFQLLAQVAGRAGRGREPGHVIMQTFNPDHFTIKAARNQDYLEFFNQETPFRKALMYPPFSRMVQLKISGKNADKTRDHAQLAADILERFNGQEPKAQILGPIEAAIQKISSRFRWQILIKGPSSGNISRMVSAMVRDPAIQKVKSVSIAIDVDPYSLL
- a CDS encoding Mrp/NBP35 family ATP-binding protein, with translation MTQTIKAKNIMGRMPGGEADAKVTAALKHITHKFMVMSGKGGVGKSSVSVNLATALATMGHKVGLMDVDIHGPDIPRMLGIQGGLHANNNKKIVPARYSTRLSVVSIESLMPDKDEAIIWRGPAKHTAIRQFLGDVDWGDLDYLIIDAPPGTGDEPLTVAHFIKDAQAIIVTTPQEVSLADVRKSIRFCRQVKMEILGLVENMSGYACPKCGEILNIFGTDGGRRTAREKGINFLGKIPLDPSLVALGDAGRSIQAENPSSPVAQAFKALAKEVGRQSLP